A window of Deltaproteobacteria bacterium genomic DNA:
TCAGAAGAGTCACAAGGGGACGGACGAGATCGACATCTTCGTCGAGACCGACGAGGAGGGCGGGGGCGGGCAGGAGTAGCGGCCCTCAGCGGCAGGCCTCCTCGACCTGCTGCTCGGCCCACTCGAGCGCCGTGAGCGCGGGCGCGAGCGCGGCGCTCTCCCGCCGGCAGCGGTAGCTGCCGCTCTCGAGACAGCGGCCAAGGGCAGTGCTCAGCTCACCGGCGGTGCCGGCCGCATCGCGCCAGCGCGCCCGCGCGCGCTCGCACGGCGCCGCGGCAGCGAGCTGCCGCGCCACGGCTTCGCTGAGCGCGCGCGGCGGCTTCTCCGGCGGCGGCTCGGGCGGCGCGGCGGCCGTCGGCTGCCCGGCCACGTCGACGACCTCGATCTGTGTCGGGCTGCGCAGCACCATCTCGAGCCGGCCCGCAAAGCGACGGACGAGGCCCGACGCGCGCACCCGCTTCTCGGCGTAGAGCCGTTCGGGCTTCGGCGGCAGGCTCGAGAACATGGGCAGGAGGAGGATCACCCGGAGCGCGTGCGGATCGTCGGGCGCGAACTCGAGGACGCAGGTGTCGCCGGTCCCGTGTGCGGCGGCGACCATTCCCTCGACGGTCACGACCTCGCCCACGTGCCGGCCGGCTTCTTGCCACGGGACCACGGGGGGGGCCGCTGCGCCCGCGAGCGTCGTGCTCGTGACCAGGCCGAGGAGGCCGAGAAGCGCCGCTCTCATGGTGACCTCTCAGCCCGGGGAGCGATCGGGCTAGCGGTCTCGCCGGCCCATGCCGCCGCGGCCGCCGCCCCCGCCGCCCCCGCCGCCCGGGGCGCGCTCCCGAGCCTCGCTCACGGTGAGGGGACGGCCTCCGAACGGCTTGCCGTGGAGCGCGTTGACCGCCGCCTGCGCCTGGGCGTCCGTCGCCATCTCGATGAAGGCGAAGCCCCGGGGGCGGCCGGTCTCGCGATCGGTCACGACCTTGATCTCCTCGACCTGGCGGCCATCCTGCTCGAAGAGAGCCCGGAGCTGGTCCTCGTCCACCTGGTAAGGGAGATTCCCGACGTACAGTCTCTTTCCCATTCTAGCTCCCGATTCCTACGGACGGCGTGCCGCCGCCCTTCTCGTACGAACGGCCTTCTAGCATGCCCGCGTCGTCAGCGTCTAGGCGGGGTGCAGGGGGGAGGGGGCGTCAGAAAAAGACATGATGGCGCGCCGCCAGGCCGCGGTCGATGAGATCCTGGAGCACGGCCCGTACGTGCTGCGCTTGGCGTGCCACCATCTCGGGCCCGCCGGAGCCCTTCAGGTGGATGGGAGCGCCGAAGTGCAGGCGGTACTTGACTGGAAGCGGGAAGACGATGGTGGGCGTGATCGGCGCCACCGGCGTCCGCACGAGGCGCGCCAGCCAGGCAGGATTGGCGATGAGCGGCGCCTCCTCTTCGGCTCCGATCACCGCGACCGGGACGATCGGCGCGCCCGTGGCGAGGGCGACGTGGACGAAGCCGTGGCCGAAGCCGCGCAGCCGATAGCGCTCGCGGAAGGGCTTGGCCAGCGCCTTCACCCCCTCGGGGAAGGTGAGGACCGCCGCGCCGCGCCGTAGCAGGTCCTCGCACGCGGGCCGTCGCCCGTCGACGGCGCCGATCAGCCGCGCCGCGGCCCCGAGCACGGGCAGCGTCATCAGGCGGTGGTCCGCCATGCCGTGGACGAGTCGCGGCGGCTCGGCGTCGAGCAGGCATGCGGTGACGATCATGGCGCCGTCCCAGGAGAGCACGCGGGAGCTGTGGTTCGCGACCGCGAGGAACGGGCCGGCAGGGAGCGATTCGATTCCGTAGCACTGGACGCGGAAGTACTTGCGGTAGAAGCACCCGGTCACGCCGAACAGGCGGGCCGCCGTGTCGAACCGGAAGCCGAAGCGCTCGGGCGGCCGCCGCTCGAGCAGGCAGGCGCGTGCGAGCTGAGCGCGCACGCGGGCCCGGAAGGCGAGGAGCCGGCGAAGGCCGATGGGCCCGACGCGGCGGTGCGCCGGCGGTCGCGGCTCCGGCTCGACGGGTGCATCCGGGATCGGGAGGAGGCCGGGGGGCGTCGCCATCACTCGATCCGGATCGGCTGCCGGGCGTAGTTTCTCGGCCCCGCGAAGCGCGCGAGCGCGGGCGGGTCGCCCGGAAGGAGGTAGAACGTCGCCTGCGGCAGGACGAGGTGGAGCACCGGGTCGATCGCCCAGTGAATCGTCGGGCGCAGCTCGAGACGCGCGGTCTCGACCGTGCTCCCCGCGCGCTCCAGCCGGCTGTGCCCGCCGCGAACGAGCTCCATGTCGAGCACGACCGGTCGCGGACTCGGGGCGATGGTGCGGAAGACCACACGGTCGCCCTCGGCATTGGCGTCGAAGTTCTTCACCACGAGGAAGATGAGCGGGCCCCAGTACGTGCCGCGAGGCAGTGCGAGCCGGCGGTCCACGGTGTGGCGGTCGGGGCCCCGGCCCCACGCCCCCTGGAGCCGCCCGGCGGCGACGTCGATGCTGATCTCCACGGTCGCCTCGCCGTCGCGGTCTCGGATGATCGAGCGGCCGGCCACCGCCTCGAGCGTGCCGGAGACCCGTGCTGTCGCCTCGTCCTCGTCGAGCGTGCCGTCGCGGAAGCGCGCGACGCGGACGCAGCTGAGCAGGTCGCCGCGGCGTGTCTGGCGATATTCGACGAGCCCGATCGGCTCGCCGCCATCCGGCCCATAGATGCTGGCGACGCCGGCGACGTCGCCCTCGTCCCAGACGAGCCGCACGGGATCCCCGGCCAACCGGGGCCAGGCGGGGTTGGCCGCGATGACGAGCG
This region includes:
- a CDS encoding acyltransferase family protein; the encoded protein is MATPPGLLPIPDAPVEPEPRPPAHRRVGPIGLRRLLAFRARVRAQLARACLLERRPPERFGFRFDTAARLFGVTGCFYRKYFRVQCYGIESLPAGPFLAVANHSSRVLSWDGAMIVTACLLDAEPPRLVHGMADHRLMTLPVLGAAARLIGAVDGRRPACEDLLRRGAAVLTFPEGVKALAKPFRERYRLRGFGHGFVHVALATGAPIVPVAVIGAEEEAPLIANPAWLARLVRTPVAPITPTIVFPLPVKYRLHFGAPIHLKGSGGPEMVARQAQHVRAVLQDLIDRGLAARHHVFF
- a CDS encoding RNA-binding protein, with amino-acid sequence MGKRLYVGNLPYQVDEDQLRALFEQDGRQVEEIKVVTDRETGRPRGFAFIEMATDAQAQAAVNALHGKPFGGRPLTVSEARERAPGGGGGGGGGRGGMGRRDR